One Fusobacterium sp. SYSU M8D902 DNA segment encodes these proteins:
- a CDS encoding HAD family phosphatase, producing the protein MIKNIIFDLGNVLIEYNPQKFIIRNVKEENFTKFNEVVFKSKEWLDLDRGILEYNRAVEIFSEKLPEERESIKHLFDNSIQDVLFPIEENLELLSNLKRKGYKLYILSNFHREAYLEIAKKCNFDRYFDGGVISYDVNLLKPEEDIYRTLLKKYDLLERETLFIDDTLNNVEKASELGIETIHLTEKSKLKEELERVLKMKI; encoded by the coding sequence ATGATAAAAAATATTATATTTGATTTAGGAAATGTGTTGATAGAGTATAACCCTCAAAAATTTATTATTAGGAATGTGAAAGAGGAGAATTTTACTAAATTTAATGAAGTTGTTTTTAAAAGTAAAGAGTGGTTAGATCTAGATAGAGGAATACTAGAATATAATAGAGCAGTGGAGATATTTTCAGAAAAACTTCCTGAAGAGAGGGAGAGTATAAAGCATCTATTTGATAATAGTATACAAGATGTTTTGTTCCCTATTGAGGAGAATTTAGAACTTTTAAGTAATTTAAAGAGAAAAGGTTATAAGTTGTATATACTTTCAAATTTTCACAGAGAAGCATATTTAGAGATAGCTAAAAAGTGCAATTTTGATAGATATTTTGACGGTGGAGTAATCTCTTATGATGTAAACTTGTTAAAACCTGAAGAGGATATATATAGAACTCTTTTGAAAAAATATGATTTGTTAGAGAGAGAAACTTTATTTATAGATGATACCTTGAACAATGTTGAAAAAGCTAGTGAATTGGGAATAGAGACGATACACTTAACTGAAAAATCCAAACTGAAAGAGGAGTTAGAAAGAGTTTTAAAGATGAAAATCTAG
- a CDS encoding IclR family transcriptional regulator: MSSHKPTERVINILNIVSKNPNKLTLSNISKQLNIPKSTLSPILKTLVESELLNFDIATQTYAVGLETFQIGQSYLNSINGLDIVKSHMRSIVNECNETCQLGINHRNEVLYLTKVESRQPIKLLSSIGRNLPLYCTGLGRALLFEYSEEDIRELYSEELDKFTEYTINNLDDIVNLVNRCREEDYAYEKQEITTDACCIAVPIRINNSIQAALGVSFPVVRATEEHINDIISLLKLHSKMISHELSNLNINHIL, from the coding sequence ATGAGCTCACATAAACCAACAGAGAGAGTTATAAATATATTGAATATTGTTTCAAAAAATCCAAACAAACTAACTCTTTCAAATATATCAAAACAATTGAATATACCTAAAAGTACACTATCACCAATTTTAAAAACACTAGTTGAATCAGAACTTTTAAATTTTGATATAGCTACTCAAACCTATGCTGTAGGTCTTGAAACTTTTCAAATTGGACAATCATACCTAAATAGCATCAATGGATTGGATATTGTAAAATCTCATATGAGAAGTATTGTAAATGAGTGTAATGAAACTTGCCAATTGGGAATTAACCATAGAAATGAAGTTCTATATCTCACTAAAGTTGAAAGTCGTCAACCTATCAAACTACTATCTTCTATTGGTAGAAATTTACCTCTTTATTGCACTGGACTTGGAAGAGCTTTATTATTTGAATATTCAGAGGAAGATATTAGAGAGCTTTACTCTGAAGAATTAGATAAATTTACAGAATATACCATCAATAATCTTGATGATATTGTCAATCTAGTAAATAGATGTAGAGAAGAGGATTATGCATATGAGAAACAAGAGATAACTACTGATGCTTGTTGTATAGCTGTTCCCATAAGAATAAACAACAGTATTCAAGCGGCTCTTGGAGTTAGTTTTCCTGTGGTTAGGGCAACTGAGGAGCATATTAATGACATTATCTCCCTTTTAAAACTACACTCAAAAATGATCTCCCATGAATTAAGCAATCTAAATATAAATCACATATTATAA
- the kduD gene encoding 2-dehydro-3-deoxy-D-gluconate 5-dehydrogenase KduD, giving the protein MLNNFSMDFFSLKDKVAIVTGGNTGLGQAYVVALAKAGADLLVVTYDTDWQETRELVEKEGRKVHFVQANLTLKDDIKKVVAECLSVYGKIDILVNNAGTIRRAPLLEYKEEDWDAVMAINIDAVYHLSQEVAKVMVPQGSGKIINIASMLSFQGGKFVPPYTASKHAVAGITKAFANELACKNIQINAIAPGYIKTANTAPIRADKERNAEILGRIPANRWADPFDLMGTVVFLASRASDYVNGHILAVDGGWLVR; this is encoded by the coding sequence ATGTTAAATAATTTTTCAATGGATTTTTTCTCATTAAAAGATAAAGTTGCAATTGTAACTGGAGGAAATACAGGGTTAGGACAAGCTTATGTTGTAGCTCTTGCAAAAGCTGGTGCAGATTTATTAGTTGTAACTTATGATACAGATTGGCAAGAAACAAGAGAGTTAGTTGAAAAAGAGGGAAGAAAAGTTCACTTTGTTCAGGCTAACTTAACATTAAAAGATGACATTAAGAAAGTAGTAGCTGAGTGTTTATCTGTTTATGGAAAAATAGATATATTAGTAAACAATGCAGGAACTATTAGAAGAGCTCCATTACTTGAGTACAAAGAAGAGGATTGGGATGCTGTTATGGCAATAAATATTGATGCTGTATACCACCTAAGCCAAGAAGTTGCAAAAGTTATGGTACCACAAGGATCAGGAAAAATAATCAATATAGCTTCAATGTTATCATTCCAAGGTGGAAAATTTGTACCTCCATACACAGCTAGTAAACATGCTGTAGCAGGAATTACAAAAGCTTTTGCTAATGAATTAGCATGTAAAAATATCCAAATAAATGCAATAGCTCCAGGATATATAAAAACAGCTAACACAGCTCCAATTAGAGCTGACAAAGAGAGAAATGCTGAGATATTAGGAAGAATTCCTGCAAATAGATGGGCAGATCCATTTGATTTAATGGGAACAGTAGTATTCTTAGCAAGCCGTGCTTCAGACTATGTAAATGGACATATATTAGCTGTTGACGGTGGTTGGTTAGTAAGATAA
- the kduI gene encoding 5-dehydro-4-deoxy-D-glucuronate isomerase: MEIRYASNNKDAKAYDTNRLREEYLIQDLFLADKIKLVYSHFDRIIVGGACPAQETLKLEGSKELGSNFFLERRELGIINVGGAGVISLDGTEYELGFKDAIYVGMGVKEVLFKAVDPQNPPKFYMNSAPAHKAYPTKKIGLVDAKKVHLGSIETSNKRTINQYIHPDVLDTCQLVMGMTALEDGSVWNSMPCHTHDRRMEVYFYFDMEKDTRVFHLMGEPTETRHIVMKNDEAVISPSWSIHSGVGTGGYTFIWGMVGENQTFTDMDHVAMEDLR; this comes from the coding sequence ATGGAAATACGTTATGCTTCAAATAATAAAGATGCAAAAGCATATGATACAAATAGACTAAGAGAGGAATATTTAATTCAAGATTTATTTTTAGCAGATAAAATAAAATTAGTTTATTCTCACTTTGATAGAATAATTGTTGGAGGAGCTTGTCCAGCACAAGAAACTTTAAAATTAGAGGGAAGTAAAGAGTTAGGAAGTAACTTTTTCTTAGAGAGAAGAGAGTTAGGAATAATAAACGTTGGAGGAGCAGGAGTAATATCTCTAGATGGAACTGAATATGAGTTAGGATTCAAAGATGCTATCTATGTTGGAATGGGAGTAAAAGAGGTATTATTTAAAGCAGTAGATCCTCAAAATCCACCTAAATTCTATATGAACTCAGCTCCAGCTCACAAAGCATATCCTACAAAGAAAATAGGATTAGTTGATGCTAAAAAAGTTCACTTAGGAAGCATTGAAACATCAAACAAAAGAACAATTAACCAATATATTCACCCAGATGTACTAGATACTTGTCAATTAGTAATGGGAATGACAGCATTAGAAGATGGATCAGTATGGAACAGTATGCCTTGCCATACACATGACAGAAGAATGGAAGTTTACTTCTATTTTGATATGGAAAAAGATACAAGAGTATTCCATTTAATGGGAGAGCCTACTGAGACTAGACACATAGTTATGAAAAATGATGAGGCTGTAATCTCTCCATCTTGGTCAATTCATAGTGGTGTAGGAACAGGTGGATATACATTCATATGGGGAATGGTTGGAGAAAACCAAACATTTACTGATATGGACCACGTAGCAATGGAAGATTTAAGATAG
- a CDS encoding response regulator, which produces MIKVLIVEDEEIIRKGLIGTIDWESKGCTIVGEAINGLDGMEKIIQNFPDLVITDIKMPKMSGLEMVKECYLRGIHFETILLTSYGEFEYAKEGINLGVIDYILKPLDEELLYSALDKVKQRVEEQKNLKKITGNEEEKNSFFDIDSHIEKARAQNKYVYKALKNIKENYSKKMNIVDVSEELEVSSGYLSRKFKEELDETFLEIVNKYRVEKSIKLLLEQELKMYEISDRVGFTDYKHFCNVFKKYMGVAPGEFIKNEVSK; this is translated from the coding sequence ATGATTAAAGTATTGATTGTGGAAGATGAAGAGATTATAAGAAAGGGACTTATTGGAACAATTGATTGGGAATCAAAGGGTTGTACTATAGTAGGAGAAGCTATAAATGGATTAGATGGTATGGAGAAAATAATTCAAAATTTTCCAGATTTAGTTATTACAGATATAAAAATGCCAAAGATGAGTGGTCTTGAGATGGTAAAGGAGTGCTACTTAAGAGGGATCCATTTTGAAACTATTTTACTTACAAGTTATGGTGAATTTGAGTATGCAAAAGAGGGGATAAATTTAGGAGTTATAGACTATATTTTAAAACCTTTAGACGAGGAACTACTATATTCAGCTTTAGATAAGGTTAAACAAAGAGTTGAGGAGCAAAAAAATCTTAAAAAAATAACAGGTAATGAAGAGGAAAAAAATAGCTTTTTTGATATAGATTCTCATATTGAAAAGGCAAGAGCACAAAATAAGTATGTGTATAAAGCATTGAAAAATATCAAGGAGAATTATAGTAAAAAAATGAATATAGTTGATGTTTCAGAGGAGTTGGAGGTGAGTTCTGGCTATTTGAGTAGAAAGTTTAAAGAGGAGTTAGATGAAACATTTTTGGAGATTGTGAATAAGTATAGAGTTGAAAAATCTATAAAATTGCTTTTAGAACAGGAGCTAAAAATGTATGAGATTTCAGATAGAGTAGGATTCACAGATTACAAGCATTTTTGTAATGTGTTTAAAAAATATATGGGAGTAGCTCCAGGAGAGTTTATAAAAAATGAGGTGTCTAAATGA
- a CDS encoding histidine kinase, translating to MKERNFISFKEQMKKILIFYSLIPIIFTALIGYGMIYYLNYQAIKSNNQKNLDFLAQTTDELISKTYTEIERLSSDESIKNVVLNGKVDEKTYSIFYKSLLNREVKGKFVLYDENINILMTNAEFLGKSNGYIWGFFYRMLSNKNKTIDFVGKFYFRDGHSSNYSVGKAIKIDGKVRGYLVHHILDSNFQEIMGNSENFGVVITDRYNNIIATNSTNFEDSLDKLKKEFRIEKKHLKYGSKRYYINRKKVFYSNVEIYCISSVDYIFNNFSESFLYITLVFIFLIFFMSKVAKRIALNKTKTIEEIVRAIKNIETGDLDTEIDINSNDEFELIGRTYNQMLLNIKKLIEKNKEEARHSVLAEIKQLESQFNPHFLFNTLEMLRYTIHLDKVKANKIILNMASILRFSIENKSSEVTIEREIFYIKNYLELQKLRLGENFEYLIEGEEELKNHLTPKLIVQPIVENSIKYGYTQDREFKIHIRIRKVNRDIRIEIFDNGSGIKREILRELRNKLYLNSLTMKENLGIYSVQRRIELLYGDAYGLKIRSTVGKGTYIKIEIPFRDSEVR from the coding sequence ATGAAGGAAAGAAATTTTATCAGTTTTAAAGAACAAATGAAAAAAATTTTGATTTTTTATTCACTCATTCCTATTATTTTTACAGCACTTATTGGTTATGGAATGATATATTACTTAAATTATCAGGCAATAAAGAGTAATAACCAGAAAAATTTAGATTTTTTAGCACAGACAACAGATGAATTAATCTCTAAAACCTATACTGAAATTGAGAGATTGAGTTCAGATGAGAGTATAAAAAATGTTGTTCTTAATGGAAAAGTTGATGAGAAAACATATAGTATTTTCTATAAAAGTTTGTTGAATAGAGAGGTAAAAGGGAAGTTTGTACTATATGATGAGAATATAAATATATTGATGACAAATGCAGAGTTTTTAGGAAAAAGTAATGGTTATATTTGGGGATTTTTTTATAGAATGTTATCCAATAAAAATAAGACGATAGATTTTGTAGGAAAGTTCTATTTTAGAGATGGACACTCAAGTAACTATTCAGTTGGTAAAGCAATAAAAATAGATGGCAAGGTTAGAGGTTATCTTGTACATCATATTTTAGATAGTAATTTCCAAGAAATAATGGGAAATTCTGAGAATTTTGGAGTTGTTATTACAGATAGGTATAATAATATTATAGCAACCAATAGTACAAATTTTGAAGATTCTTTGGATAAGTTAAAAAAAGAGTTTAGAATTGAAAAAAAACATTTAAAATATGGTAGTAAGAGATACTACATAAATAGAAAAAAGGTGTTTTATTCAAATGTAGAGATCTACTGTATCTCATCTGTTGATTATATATTCAATAATTTTAGTGAAAGCTTTCTTTATATAACGTTAGTCTTTATATTTTTGATATTTTTTATGTCTAAAGTTGCTAAAAGAATAGCTTTGAATAAAACAAAAACAATTGAGGAGATAGTGAGAGCAATTAAAAATATTGAAACTGGGGATCTAGATACAGAGATTGATATAAACTCTAACGATGAGTTTGAATTGATAGGGCGAACATACAATCAGATGCTCTTAAATATAAAAAAACTTATTGAGAAGAATAAAGAGGAGGCAAGACACAGTGTACTAGCTGAGATAAAACAGTTAGAGAGTCAATTTAATCCACACTTTCTTTTTAATACTTTAGAGATGTTGAGATATACTATTCATTTAGACAAGGTAAAAGCCAATAAAATAATACTTAATATGGCATCAATACTTAGATTTAGTATTGAAAACAAAAGTTCTGAAGTGACAATAGAGAGGGAGATTTTTTATATAAAAAACTATTTGGAACTTCAAAAATTGAGATTGGGAGAGAATTTTGAATATTTGATAGAGGGAGAAGAGGAACTAAAAAATCATCTAACTCCTAAATTAATAGTCCAGCCAATTGTTGAAAATTCAATAAAATATGGATATACTCAAGATCGGGAATTCAAGATACATATAAGAATAAGAAAGGTAAATAGAGATATTAGAATAGAGATATTTGATAATGGAAGTGGAATAAAAAGAGAAATTTTGAGAGAGTTGAGAAATAAATTGTATCTAAATTCCTTAACAATGAAGGAAAATTTAGGTATATATAGCGTTCAAAGAAGAATAGAGCTACTATATGGAGATGCTTATGGTTTAAAAATAAGAAGTACTGTAGGAAAGGGAACATATATAAAGATAGAAATTCCCTTTAGAGATAGTGAGGTCAGATGA